One part of the bacterium genome encodes these proteins:
- the hypF gene encoding carbamoyltransferase HypF yields MQQRFHIVIHGAVQGVGFRPFIYNLAKALSLRGFITNTPQGVLIEAEGDRDRLYDFLLRISTDKPKLAVIQSLEYSVFDPVNDMTFEIRESASNGHRSAFILPDIATCPDCLTELWDPHNRRHLYPFINCTHCGPRFSIIEQLPYDRPNTTMKDFTLCPECFAEYNNPLDRRFHAQPTACPVCGPQVRWTDNTGHVLAARHTAMVAAGEAILNGKIVAVKGLGGYQLFCLAENPEAVFRLRQRKRRDEKPFAVMAPDEHWIHSVCNVSPMELRLLHSTESPIVLLQRREMSRDGLDAIAPSNAFLGVMMPYTPLHHILMHLIGKPVICTSGNLSEEPICIDDHEALARLHTIADYFLMHDRPIRRHVDDSVVRFLLGRELILRRARGYAPMPVPIECVSPPILAVGGHLKNTIALAFDGQVFLSQHIGDLSSTEAYDAFTRVTNDLITLYDTKPAVIATDEHPDYLSTKFGNEQSVTVMAIQHHEAHVAGCYAENKLKGRVLGVAWDGTGLGSDGTIWGGEFFEYDGHQCSHVAQLHPFLLPGGETAVREPRRSAMGLLFSMAGESIFEQPLSVWSCFTGEEKRIFQTLLTKNICTVQTSSAGRLFDAIAAIVGIAAINSYEGQAAMRLEHQALGKAVEPYPFHLIHHSPILLDWKPMVEKILDDLGKIPRREIAAAFHETLAAMIVSVAEKLGHDRVVLSGGCFQNGYLLERAVERIQNSGRRAYWHQRVPPNDGGLSYGQAAYAVGKYHFTPENAEHAEELNV; encoded by the coding sequence CGTTTTAATAGAAGCCGAGGGCGATCGGGATCGTTTGTACGATTTCCTGTTGAGGATATCCACTGACAAACCCAAACTGGCCGTCATTCAAAGTCTGGAATATTCTGTTTTCGATCCGGTCAACGACATGACTTTTGAAATTCGCGAAAGTGCATCGAACGGACATCGGTCGGCTTTTATTCTTCCGGATATTGCAACATGCCCTGACTGTTTAACCGAACTCTGGGATCCTCATAATCGCCGGCATTTATATCCTTTTATCAACTGCACTCACTGCGGTCCGCGTTTTTCCATTATCGAACAATTGCCTTATGATCGCCCGAATACTACGATGAAAGATTTTACTTTGTGTCCGGAATGTTTTGCGGAATATAACAATCCTCTCGACCGTCGATTTCATGCCCAGCCGACGGCTTGTCCGGTTTGCGGTCCGCAAGTGCGATGGACCGATAATACCGGCCATGTTTTGGCCGCCAGACACACGGCAATGGTTGCAGCCGGTGAAGCGATTCTGAACGGAAAAATTGTTGCCGTCAAAGGTCTCGGCGGATATCAATTATTTTGCCTCGCGGAAAATCCCGAAGCCGTATTTCGCCTGCGTCAACGTAAACGCCGCGATGAAAAACCGTTTGCCGTGATGGCCCCGGACGAACATTGGATTCATTCCGTCTGCAATGTTTCTCCGATGGAATTGCGTCTCTTGCATTCCACCGAATCGCCAATTGTCTTGTTGCAACGGCGTGAAATGTCACGCGACGGTTTGGATGCCATTGCGCCGTCTAATGCATTCCTCGGCGTCATGATGCCTTACACACCGTTGCATCACATCCTGATGCATTTGATCGGCAAACCGGTCATCTGCACCAGCGGCAATTTGAGTGAAGAACCGATTTGCATTGACGACCACGAAGCATTGGCGCGACTCCATACGATTGCGGATTATTTTTTAATGCATGACCGCCCGATCCGCCGGCATGTGGACGATTCGGTTGTACGATTTTTATTAGGCCGGGAACTCATTCTCCGACGGGCGCGCGGGTATGCGCCGATGCCTGTACCGATAGAGTGCGTATCACCACCCATTCTTGCTGTCGGCGGGCACTTGAAAAACACGATTGCACTCGCATTCGACGGGCAAGTATTTTTAAGCCAACACATCGGCGACCTGTCAAGCACTGAAGCGTATGACGCCTTTACGCGCGTCACCAACGATTTGATCACTTTATACGATACCAAACCCGCCGTCATCGCAACGGATGAACATCCCGATTATCTTTCAACCAAATTCGGTAATGAACAATCTGTTACCGTCATGGCTATTCAACATCACGAAGCACACGTTGCCGGTTGTTATGCTGAAAACAAATTAAAGGGAAGAGTCCTTGGTGTAGCTTGGGACGGCACGGGATTGGGCTCCGACGGAACCATTTGGGGTGGAGAATTTTTTGAATATGACGGACACCAATGTTCACACGTTGCTCAACTTCATCCGTTCTTATTGCCCGGAGGTGAGACGGCTGTCCGTGAGCCACGGCGCTCGGCAATGGGATTACTGTTTTCAATGGCCGGTGAATCCATATTCGAGCAACCTCTTTCCGTGTGGTCCTGTTTTACGGGAGAAGAAAAAAGAATTTTTCAGACCCTACTCACCAAAAATATTTGCACTGTCCAAACAAGCAGCGCCGGGCGCTTGTTCGACGCCATTGCCGCTATTGTCGGAATCGCTGCGATCAATTCATACGAAGGCCAGGCCGCTATGCGTCTTGAACATCAGGCGCTTGGCAAAGCGGTCGAACCCTATCCGTTCCATCTTATTCATCATTCGCCAATTCTTTTAGACTGGAAGCCGATGGTAGAAAAAATTTTAGATGACTTAGGCAAAATACCCCGTCGTGAAATTGCCGCTGCTTTTCACGAAACTTTAGCGGCGATGATCGTGAGCGTGGCCGAAAAATTAGGTCATGATCGTGTTGTACTCAGCGGCGGTTGTTTCCAGAACGGCTATCTTCTGGAGCGTGCGGTCGAGCGGATCCAAAACAGCGGACGGCGTGCGTACTGGCACCAACGGGTACCGCCGAATGACGGCGGATTGTCCTACGGTCAGGCGGCTTATGCGGTAGGAAAGTATCATTTTACACCGGAGAACGCAGAACACGCAGAGGAATTAAATGTTTAA